One window of Phycodurus eques isolate BA_2022a chromosome 8, UOR_Pequ_1.1, whole genome shotgun sequence genomic DNA carries:
- the ankrd29 gene encoding ankyrin repeat domain-containing protein 29 isoform X2, translated as MDGWMAGITTMTLSFQCGTTALMVASYGGHGDSVKELVMQGADINYQRETGSTALFLASQQGHNDIVKLLFEFGASTEFHTKEGGTALTAACQHGHANVAETLLKNGADVHDQLNDGATPLFLAAQGGHVTVIRQLLASGAKVNQPREDGTAPLWMAAQMGHSDAVRVLLLRGADRDAYREDGSTALFKAAMKGHSSVIEELLKFSPSLGLLKNGSTALHAAVVAGSLQSVQLLLGANADPALANENNELPADLAKSQRILRVLHPKVLNVTADDNRCSCLGVCLH; from the exons atggatggatggatggctggtaTCACGACGATGACTCTTTCCTTTCAGTGTGGTACAACGGCGCTGATGGTTGCGTCCTACGGCGGCCACGGAGACTCCGTCAAAGAGCTCGTCATGCAGGGAGCCGACATCAACTACCAGCGAGAG ACAGGTTCTACCGCTCTGTTCCTGGCTTCCCAGCAAGGTCACAATGACATCGTCAAGCTCCTTTTTGAATTTGGCGCCTCCACGGAATTCCACACGAAG GAAGGAGGCACCGCGCTGACCGCAGCGTGCCAGCACGGACACGCCAACGTGGCGGAGACGCTGCTGAAGAACGGCGCCGACGTCCACGACCAGCTGAAC GACGGGGCCACGCCTCTTTTCCTGGCAGCTCAGGGCGGTCACGTGACCGTTATCCGTCAGCTGCTGGCGTCCGGCGCCAAGGTGAACCAGCCAAGAGAG GATGGTACTGCCCCCCTGTGGATGGCAGCGCAGATGGGGCACAGCGACGCGGTCCGAGTGCTCCTCTTGCGTGGTGCAGATCGCGATGCCTACAGAGaa GACGGCTCCACGGCGTTATTTAAAGCGGCCATGAAGGGACACAGCAGCGTCATCGAGGAGCTCCTCAAGTTTTCTCCTTCACTCGGCCTCCTCAAG AATGGCTCCACGGCCCTCCACGCTGCCGTCGTGGCCGGGAGTCTCCAGAGTGTTCAGCTTCTCCTCGGCGCCAACGCCGACCCCGCGCTCGCCAACGAG AACAACGAGCTCCCGGCCGACCTCGCCAAAAGCCAACGCATCTTGAGGGTTCTGCATCCTAAAGTCTTGAACGTGACGGCAGATGACAATCGCTGTTCCTGTCTTGGCGTCTGCCTGCACTAA